The genomic DNA TCCCATGATTTCCTGAGCTGTTCTGTATGCTTCGGACTGGATCTTTTTTAACTCACGCTCCTTATTGCCCAGGATCTTGGATGCCTCCCCCTGACCCTCGGAACGGAATTTGTCCGCTATGCGCTTACGTTCGGTAATCATCCGTTCGAATATCTTCCGCTGAACTTCTTCCACGTAATTAATCCGTTTAAACCTCAGGTCGAGCAATTCAATTCCGAGTTCAAGGGTGCGGGGAGAAGCTGCATCAACAATGGAACGTGCTATTTTTTCCCTGCCGTATTTAATTTGGGCTAAACTCTTGGCTTCTTCACCGGCCAGCAAGGCTTCACTTGTCTGATATTCCCGGTTGGTTGTACGAATTATTTCAACCAGGACGTGTTTGGCAATTGCATTTCTGGTCTCACCGTCCAGGATATCGTCCAGCCTGGACTGGGCGCCACGTTCGTCCCTCACACGCTGAAAGAACAGGAGCGGGTCTTTTATGCGCCAGCGCGCGTAAGTGTCCACCCAGATGAACCTTTTATCTTTCGTGGGTACCTGGTTAGGACTGCCGTCCCATTCCAGAAAACGTCTGTCAAAGAAATTGGCTTGCTGAACAATGGGTATCTTGAAATGCACCCCAGGTTTTATAATCGGTTTGCTTATGGGTTTACCAAACTGTGTGATTATGACCTGCTCTGTTTCGTTTACAATGAAAGCTGAGGAGGCTATAACTATCAATGCAAGAGCTGCAACAGCCGCAATTACTATGTATTTTTTTTTCATTTTTCAGTACCTCCCCTCTCAAGCTGGAATAAAGGCAGAATCCCGGTGACTTCCTCATCGGTGATCAGCTTTCTTCCAACCTTTTGCATGACATCATTCATTGTCTCCAGATAAATACGCTGACGTGTTACCTCTTTTGCTT from Nitrospirota bacterium includes the following:
- the hflC gene encoding protease modulator HflC, with the translated sequence MKKKYIVIAAVAALALIVIASSAFIVNETEQVIITQFGKPISKPIIKPGVHFKIPIVQQANFFDRRFLEWDGSPNQVPTKDKRFIWVDTYARWRIKDPLLFFQRVRDERGAQSRLDDILDGETRNAIAKHVLVEIIRTTNREYQTSEALLAGEEAKSLAQIKYGREKIARSIVDAASPRTLELGIELLDLRFKRINYVEEVQRKIFERMITERKRIADKFRSEGQGEASKILGNKERELKKIQSEAYRTAQEIMGKADAEATTIYAKAYNQNQQSRDFYAFLKTLETYQTTLSEKDWLILSTKSDFFKYFRTQTGK